ACGTGGTCGTGAAGCTGTCCCTTTCGGGGTAATCAGAAACAATGGGCACTAGATAATATGACCTTACTTGATATAATATTACCTTTTTTATGCCTTTTTATAacgccctccgtggtccagtggttgaacgttgggctgagcggaggtcctgggttcgaatcccgatggggacatatcacaaaaatcactttatgatccctagtttggttagaacattacagcctgatcacctgattgttcgaaagtaagacgccccgtgcttcggaaggcacgttaagctgttggtcccagttactagttactgatgtaagtacgtagtcgttaggtacatgaatcatgtcagaggcctttggcagctcaatagtaacactgacaccagggttgatggcgttggtaatccacctcacaacgcacacgatagaagatgccttattcaataagtacctacttagttaataGCGTAGGgcaattataatttatctcttTCAGATTGTACATGTGGATAGCCGTGTTACTGGTGCTTTTGATAACGGGCGCAATATTCTACGGATTAGCAAGGTTTTATATGAATTTGCAAGTATTCAAAAATGATCACagaaatcaaaacaaaataggaATCAAAGAACAAGTGAAGGATGAAGTTATTGGTTAGTAACTACCTAAGTATTTAGGATGTTTCTTAACATAAATTGGGATCGTAAGCTTCAAAGATAGGGTGTTCGTATTTCATTTCAAGATTATTCTTTATGATGTTAAAGTGCCTACTAACTGGGAACGAGTCTCAAGTAAACCGGTCAAAGACTTTACAAATAACAACATAGGTTTTGTTGCAATACCTCGCCATTCGTATGCTAACGAACTATTTACTTTGCAGACCCGAAGCCTGGCCTGTACCTGTTTGGAGAGATAATTAACAGCATACTTTATACCTATGGAATGTTACTTGTTGTGTCTCTGCCTAAACTACCGACTGGTTGGTCGATAAGATTACTCACAGGATGGTATTGGTTGTACTGTATACTTTTAGTGGTCTCCTATAGAGCAAGTATGACGGCCATTCTAGCTAACCCAGTGCCAAGAGTGACGATTGATACCCTGAAAGAACTAGTAGACAGCAAGTTGACTTGCGGCGGATGGGGAACGGAGACCAAGAAGTTTTTTGAAGATTCCTTAGACGACATTGGCCAGAAGATCGGCGAAAGATTCGAAACAATCGACGACCCATTTCTGGCGGCCAGGAAAGTCGCACTAGGAACGTATGCGTATTACGATAACTCAAATTTTTTGAAGTATATCAGTGTGAAGAGAAAGAATATTTTCATGGATatgaaagaatttgaaaattcaACCGTGAATTCTACTGAGAATATTCAAAGTAGCACTGACGAGAGAAATCTGCATATAATGTCAGATTGTGTCGTCAACATACCGATATCGATTGGGTTTCATAAGAACTCGCCACTGAAGCCATTGGCAGACTTGTATTTGAGACGAATTGTTGAAGTGGGTTTAGTAGAAAAATGGTTGAATGATGCAATGCACACCATCAGGACTTTAGACACTAGTGAGGAAGAAATAAAGGCTCTGATGAACTTGAAAAAGCTGTATGGAGCTTTCGTagctttaggtataggatatttCTTAAGCACAATTTGCCTTATAGGTGAACTAATACACTGGCATTTGATTGTCAAAAGGGACCCAAAATTCGACAAGTACGCCCTAGACATCTACTACATGAACAAGAATAAAAAACAGTAGTACAATTAAACAATgtattaaaactaataaaattatttatgctAGTTATAACATGATTGTCtttgaatgaaataaattatctaaAATTGTTCAGTCACTTTTTTCAAGTCTTTGTGCTGTGTACcaaatgttataattttttaaaattaaattacaagatataataaagaaattgacataatttcatagtaattatgATACAACACATTTtcaaaaattacattatttatacaattttcaAGCAAGTTTTTGGACAGTATTAAAGTCTGGGGGGTGAGTACCCTCAGGGGCATTCTCAGTTATCCAGGAATGTTGCAGGACATTGGCCAAAGGTAGTCTTTGCTCTGGGTTAATCACTAGAAGTTTCCCTATTAAGTCTTTAGCATTCTCTGAGATGTACTCTGGGTATTTCAGTATCACATACCGGATCTTTTTATAAGTCTGATGGGTTTCTTTAGAGTCAAAGGGCGGCAGACCCACAAGTAATTCATAGCACAAGACCCCAAGGCTCCAAATGTCTACAGCGTAACTATGAGGCTTGCCTTCAATCATCTCTGGAGACAAATAGTCCAATGTCCCACACAAAGTCATTCTTCGAGATGATGGAGAGTGCACTGACCAGCCAAAGTCAGCCATTTTCAACTCCCAATTGTGTCCAATGAGTAAATTTTCAGGCTTCAAGTCACGATGTATCACTTTTTTCGTGTGACAATAAATCAATGCTTTAGTCAAATCTCTAACATAAATGGCTGCAGTTTTTTCGTCAAAACGCCCGCGTTCCTTGAGTAGTTTATACAGAGCACCATGCTTCGCATATTCTAAGATTAAATATATCCTCTTTTCGTCATGAAAGTACCCGTACATTCTCAAAATGTTTGGGTGTCGCAAACGGCACTGGATTTCAACTTCACGTCGTACCTGATGCTCGATCTCCGAGTCCAGGATCTGGCTTTTGAACAGCACCTTCAAAGCCACCACGTAGTGCGAAACTTTCTCACGAGCTAAGTACACATTTCCAAACTTTCCTTTACCGAGTGGTCGTCCTAGGTCGAAGTCGGATAATGACCACGATTTCTTCTCGTCTTTTGGTTTCTGCAGTTCAAGCTTGCCTGGCGCTTCTTTGGGTTCATTTTGGTTTGTCTTCGCACTGGTGTGGAGAGGTCTGGGCACAGCTGGTATCTTGAAATTGTCACCTGGCATTTTTGATGAACTTGCTGTGCAAGAACATACAGAGCGACCGGCTATCGGGGGGCGGTTTTCCTTACAACCGCATTTCGTAAAGTTCATCATTACCAACTCTACTCAACCAcacagataaaataaataacgtgtaaataaatattattcttgGTTGAAACGCAAGATTTCAAATAACGTACTTTCGCCAACCGTTTGTTGGTTTGCAAACTTAAAAATGCTTGCCAGAAATGAGGACCAATTTCGTACCTAactggttttatttttagttacttttcaagtaattaaaataaaaataataatattaaaattataatatttataatttaattattctcgaacacaataaataaattgattcttattacttatatatttaccCACAAAAGTTTGTGAAATacatattttacttttacttttgtaAACGTctgcatgtatttatttaatgaaaaattaCTAAACCAATTGTTAAAAGTTTTGTGGGCAACACTAAAAGTTTGTATTTACAAAACTAGTTACGGTTAACAAAATTTGTTTGGGATTTTATACTTTAACTATAAGGAATGGCATAAAAAATTGTACTTTACAATATTAAAGTTATCTATATTGAATTATTTTGattaatcaataattattaatacatatattacaattaaatttattgaatatttttaaatattgtaacgATATGTATAAATGTACAGCATAATGTGTTTTTGTAGAGCAAAATTTCCCTGGGGCTTATGTAAGtcagaaacaaaaacaatactTTTGTATAGTGTTGCTTCTTTTACACTTTTCTGTTTCATCCATGTACAAAACAAAATGCTTTTAATAATTTGACAGATCGGTCATTAGCCTTGTATAACAGCTGTTtgtcaaataatttaatatacctacacgataTTCATGAACTTTATGTGATATTGAAACGAAGATAATAGTAATACCGATTTTACAGATTCTATGACGACAGTATAATCGCTACTCCACCATTTTAAAATATCCGTGCATTATAATAAAAAGGTATGTCATATTCACACTATTCTATCGTAAAAACTTCGCTAAACATTCACGACCTTTAGGTATTTTTACGACGAAAAACGTCACCTAAATTGTAACCTTAATTTTACGACCGTAGAGAGTAtcgatttttataatttataaaaattaacacTCAATGCATGCTTATTTCATAAGTGCGTTATTATTCGCGTAATTTAGAGGTTATGTTCAGCGGTTCAGTGTATTGCAACGCTCAGTGTCTAATTTGTCATGCTATGAATTGAGTAGGTAAGAATTGCTTAGCCAAAAGGGTGGCGTATCGATATTAGTATTGTTCATACATAACCACAACATAACCTACTTTGTTAGTGTAAAAATTACCTTACATAGCTATCACCTCTTCTATACAGTTGCTAAGTTCAACACAAAAGTACTCAAGAAATGTTTGTTTGGTTTTGGCAAAGTTCTAACAACAACTCAACAACATTCATCGTCAACTTCTTTTCCCAACTTATTTTAGGAATCAATGATTTAATCACAAATACATACAGCAGCTTATCACATTTCGGTAAAAaagtgatttaaaaaataactgaatGTTTGCTTTCCACCACTTCATCCTTCGGAAGGATGAATATAGCTGACCCTGGGTCTCAGGAGGTTAAAAGGAAATGGATGTTTGTTTACCAGTGGCCATTAATCTCGCATGAGTTTCCCAAAAGTCATTTTAAATGTTTCTTTGTTACCAATGTAGCATTCTTTGTTACATACATtgtaaaacatatatttttttaagtcctCTACATCTGCCTAGCTATTTCGTTTCACAGAgtttgcttacctaacctaaagatttacagttccagttttttacagtagTACAAAAACATTTCGTAAGTAAttcatttacatttttcttaaatgatttgtacaattttccagGAGTAATGTCAGACGATGCAGAGCAACAGGCCGAGGAAGTAGAGGTGCTGAAGTCTATCTATGAAGGAGATGAAAACTTCAAGCAAGTGGATGATAAAACTTATCAATACAAGGTACAGTACAGATTCTAAAGTTTTACCAGCGGAGTCTGCACGAAAAGCGCGCGCGTGTCGTGCgaattatatcgtcactggaaaggcaaaattacgtaagcgccaaaaggccatttcgagaaaaagccgcgtaaagtttcattttttcgtttttttatcataactttttacccaattatccaatttagatgatgtcaatgtaaggttacattgttttttaattttctatgtccaggaatacatatcataacagttggattgctattttaggatatagtggcgcttacgtaaaaatgacttcagtttacagtaaagcaaatttacttaaccgccatctggttaaaatattatttggaagcaaaattacttacagctcttacgacaatgcatacgagaaggacaatatttctttaaatataataatactgtaatgttagcggagtaaaagttactgtaacgacttttacatatctgctttcattatgtgaaaattgcctaaaaagtgatcgattgattatgtcagttcaccaaagattctttaaagtaagtttttgtaatatcttacatgggtaaaaagacgtaagagacaaataattctgtaccgtcggtgaaaagtaatacaactcgagttgtatcacttttgagttattagcacacacttcatgttcaaaaaattctctttctttctgtctaattctcgtaactgtagctattataaatacggagataatttttgtgtctagtgatataagtactgtttgtgaaggattcatgctgttataacacgtgtaacataattcatcttaacttgcattaaagtgaaatgaagattttcactaaatattttggtgtaagtaaatgcaactcaacatatattaaaatacacgcaatccttgaattctcacagtccgtgtttaatgatataattttagttgtaacatcaaacaccaaatttattttttcgtgaaaagtaatataaattaatatatatcaaaatatttcagaaaatacgatcttagatatcaataacgtgtcgtgtataatgatacatacaagttcgattccatgcgccaccagtgtgtatcctagggtgacctccgcataaacctgtctatgggaagacattttgtctagaaccacagcaaaccatatctgatccgcattgcgaatgggtataggttaagttagtacttcagaccaaaccgtgttttttctctttctgctataaccaccttgtagtacttaattacagtacctcaataagttgtgggtcctgatcatggcgtcgttatcaccatggcagggttagtcaagaggtatttgagatttgtcataactgtcgttagtctccttcccttagctcgaagcatagctgttttacatagttttcttgattacatgcaggttaggCGATTTACACACGGCGCCGCGCACCGCCGCGGTGGGCGGTGAGGCGGTTCTCATGTCGCATTGGCCTGTATGAAATCCGTTGGTGCCTCGCACACGTACACCGCCCGACCGCGCGGTCGAGCGGTGCTCTCGCCGCCACCGCCCCTCCGCGCTGCCATCCGCGCGGAGGGGCGGCGCCTCGCACACGAGGAGCCACATAACCGCGCGGATTGTTGTGAGTGCAGGACGTGTTTATGCAATTTAAAAATGGATTTCGATGTTTATTTCGGAGATTGAAAGTCGCCCTGCTATTTGGGACATAAAAAGCGCACAATATAGTGACAGACTGCTTAAAATGAACCAATGGGAAGAAATTATTGCCAGTGTCTGTGATCAAACTGTCCAAAACCGCGTTAAATCCATCCGCGCGGATAGGCGCGTAAACCGCCTCAGCGCGCGGAGCACCGCTACGAAATCCGCTTCACCGTCGCCGTCCTCCGCGGCGGTGCGCGGTGCCGTGTGTGAATCGccttaagcggtggcagattgaacgctgccttcattgctaaggaggttgtagacgtgaaataatggctccaaatattatcgagctccaattaatatgcaagccattcaatacacgctggttagatcttttatgcaagcgccggtagtggtatttttgaacctacacagccgtagatgacagctcggcatcggcagcatcgggatctgccacatcttctcaagagaagattaccagtttctcaaacacgttgaatggtgtaaatttgtcgagcttcctcatttttataaagggaataactgctctgaactcttgagcaccacaagtaatatttgttttctgtattttgattacataagagagaattacgcacaggactgtgaaaaatggaaagaggaaggggaggcctttgcccagcagtgggatcttgtaggatagattagattagaataaataattggcaacactacgggcacaaccccttaacctctcatctgccgagataccagacacagattttacattgtgtctggtcgagatccgcgttccggcagatgagaggttaattaaaccaggtcacaaagtttataaaaatcccaggaggtatttgagcttctgaaaggagttagttggcttacatagtcaataaaagcacgcataatggaccacttgtgtttatgcggaaaactgagcccattaaaataacattacatatgggacattcgagtattcattgagtcaagtcaggggcctatggcggctcagttataaccctgacaccagggttgatggggttggtaattcacctcacaatccacacgatagaagaagaagaagatgggacatttgcccatacatgttgtgccgaccccacctagagtgagataagggcaggaggatgatgatgatatagtgggaagtttgcccacttcacaatagtggtccatacgcgaggatacgctgaaagtcccccacgtgtgcttacgtgtagagttttgcggaaacgagctcatttagcttaaccataacagaccatggtccatggtggtcatggtcatggtctgaggatagccctgtgtaacctataggtttggaggtgaaccaatgatcttcattttcactacctattctcatcgtcaacattgattcgactccgtttatcattctgtcaatgttgcgggctaccattagaccgggaattttgataattcgaaatatcgaattttactttactttaggggattttgattgtggaatgagttgtgatcttttaaatagtttcagcaagaaagaagtaacacttaccggtttgtgtgattttggtttaaaagtacgtaggtacatcacctttatctccaggacatactgccaggctagcccgaaacattcctaatgactagtcttaatatgattcctcttaccttcattttttaggggtggaaatattatcataattgaatttgtaagattttgactgcaaaaatgaaccaaaagtggttttgattaggggcgtagtgtagtggacaaaatgtgtttgtagtgggcagcagtggtggttttgaccggttatttatgagttttgagagtaaaatcataacaaaaatatcttattatcgtcaccttacactatatatacgtgtaccatctttatatgtatttattattagaaattcgtaaaaatatgtatcattttacacaataaaaccgaaaaaataagtcatgttaaaccacttgacacaaattcgttatagtttatcgtttgtgtcaattgatataagttacgtttctttactttttaaagaaaataaatagaattttgcctttctacaacattatgaaataaactttcttccaagacattttgttttttgtagaataagactgtaaaattaataattgaaatatgatatatcaacgatgacttttttatagttatgtgtgtaaaaaggtataagtagacttgtatcaatttacacaatataaaagttggtgtcaactgatacatgtaatttattttgatcctctaccatttctgtttaggttctaaatataactaaatattagaaaagaaaccttccatcatcacctatcgacacatctaacttctgttccattattccttataagtcacgagctagaatatttttaactttaaactcgattttctcaaaacttgaattttggacttgtattacttttcaccgacggtacagaattattctcaatacctccttaaattacttattacttcaattgatttataaaaatagctattaaaatactgaagtgccagacataaagttacataaaatataagtaatagcGTACAAACCGTTATCTGTATGTAAAAGTTTCTTatcactttcaaggacagaacgtatacggacgttccgattccaaggtgtcatactacctattatgaaccaccaatgacccatggtctctgtctgtgaaagggttaaacggttttaattagctaaacccgtacggtatttatttgtatcaaaattagaaattgcaatttaagtaccttcctgttgtcagattgatctgaaatttggtacacacctttaattccgatgtcaatacaatataataaaatcaataacattataaatctaagatggccgccggTACAAAatggggattacatatttttccacaaccccctcaatatgggtatcaaataaaagagctacacaagtagaatactgtgattatgtcaaaatttaaaatccaagatggccgccgttccaaaatagcggactaggtacataatatttttccacaaccccctcaatatgggtatcaaatgataggactacactagtagaatactgtcattatgtcaaaatttccaatccaagatggacgatattacaaaatggctgaaagaaggatgttgcccttaattttgtcattggcatccaccgtccataaaatgcagggcagcacagtcgaccatgcagtagtatatttgggctcaaaattgtttgaattaggacaagcatacgtggctctaagtcgagtcaagtctctggaagggtcaagtctttttaattcctcaataatttctaattcctcaataattcctcttattgtttttcaaagtatttaccacgaagtttaatacacttttccattcgctcgaaccagatattataacatttattccactccaaagtagaggtgttcatAATGgttgacttgaaagcgttggccgcttcttcaccgcactggaacctttgaccgcgaagtttttttttttttaattttagaaaatgtaaagaaatcattggagcttaggtcaggactatatggaggatggtcaaggatttctacgttttcctgcttcaaataatcgtttgacgagcggtgtgtgagcttgcgttgtcatggtgcagcatcctgcacccctgcgcatcatcatgcgtcgctttgggttagattttcgaagttcggcgatgacttgtggtaaacaaattgtggtataccaatccgcattaaccgtcctacgatcttcaagtgcaattgtcgcaacatgaccgattttctccacgaaggtagccaccatcttctttgaagtgcttcgagagcaaacaactttagtcggctttgactcgttttgaagacccaaactgtggattgttgtttggaatcaggatacgtcaccactgatgatgtcgtacacgtgatttgactctcctcggttgaacctctgaagagttttcttacaccatcttaCGCGGGccgccttatgatcgtcagaaaatgcgggatgcaacggcaaactagttttctcacaccaagtgcctcattcaatatcatttgaatggttgtccctgaaatgcctaataacgcctctatctctcggtatgtcacatgacgatttttgaggattagttgtctcacagcaacgatattatcttcagtgaaggcggatgtccacgctcgaattctaaataccagcgttcgatggtccgcagacatggcacttcatcgtggcatagagattttaactttttgaaacactgaagtcgcggtaggcctcttcgaaagttatagaaaattttcctttgtaagattcattttcggaagtgacctgacagattcaaaccaacgctgtgactaaacaattgcattaatcctaatgctttcaactgttttgatattcgaaattccaacaaatttgaatttttagttctcaattcaaaattggccctaaatatgcaaacgacagaacttaaaaagtataacaaagtcgctttttctgtccctatatccttatgtacgcttaaatctttaacaTTACGCAATggattttgatgcagttttctttaatatatagagtgattcaagaggaaagtttatatatataataacatccaataaatagtggagaaatactgttatattttaaaattttaatgtgatgtcgtaaataatttcctttttcctcagcattgcacccgagcgaagccgggcgggtcgctaataaattataaaatcaattctaaaatagttttacttttagatctattgttaaaaaataacttcctgggaaacttactgctagcccacaaacttgcttaataacagcataaaaatgcgaagtcaaatttacgtacacgccttatttattctaaataccgtaagtcaaaattacttattcgccattcactgcataaacatgctaagacattttttcttatacgccttacttattttaaaagctgtaaataaaaatgacttatacataatttaatttttattttcagtagtccaaaattactaataaaatgatacttttcaaactatagaatgccaaatttacttaaagttaatatgtagttattatataggaacacaatattacttatacaccagtcacgaaaaaaacaccaaaatcttgtcgtttaagaaactgaaactgaaaaaaatcaactttttttaaatttacgtaagcgccaaaaaagtgctcgtatcacaatgctacccagacagatcgacgcagaatgaaacgctgattccgaatatataaaaaacccaaaatacctattttggcgcttacgtaattttgcctttccagtgacgatatcgagggcttcaaccAATATTTGAATTCAaccaatttgaatttgaatagaggTAGTGAATGCTATCTATGGTAGATAGACGTCATATGGCCATTGGTCAAAGCTCTCGATATTATTCGCACCGCGCGCGAAACGAATGTCATGGCACGAGGgcagaatttttttctttttttctggtGGTTTTATCTTGCGATCAGTCTCATTGACTATAAACAAATGAGTTGGGTTTATATGGCATGAAGGACACTACTCCCAGCGAAGTCGGTCCTTTCTTTGAAGTAGTCATTCGGCCTGACTGTCCTTATCGAAAATGTCTAGTTTCTTTTTAGACGACGTATAGTTTCTGGAATAGTTAGTTGCCCCACAAGCTGATTTGGgtgcagaaatataaaaaaccttttctttttttgaaccTGTTATCGTTTACTGTGACATACGGGGCTCGGACAACAGATTGAATATAATGATtatgtgtaattttttttgttctttttctacagTATGTAGACGGAGAGAAGTCATTTATCCTGGAGATCTCATGGCCGCCCACTTATCCCACGGAGAAACCTAATTTTAATGTTGATATATTCTACAATCAGAATTTGTAAGTAATACAATTTGTTTCTTAAAAAAGCTGATCTGTAATGAAACAGAactaaaacatattatataatgtataatGTTAAATAACCTTTTTATAATGTTTCAACCATACTATTCCTTTcttgtcgttccctcactgctgaggatcatGATTGTATGTTATCTTCCTCCACTGGGTTTGGTCCTGTGCCACATGAATAGCtccttgtacagtcatgagcaatataatgtacccactgtgagacttacagttcaatttgccaaacaagttaatgtgacatggtagcaaagtgtatacatattaatgctcgtgaccgtacagggcCCCCTGTACCTGCACCTGTATCTGCTTGATCTGGTCCACCCAGCTAGTCGGTGCTCTTCCTCTAGCACGCTTAACCCTCAATCTGGCCCAGAATTTGTTTCTCTAGGCAGTGCGATGGGGATCGCATTATCTGCTTAAAGAAACTCAAGACTCTCCTGGTGGTAAGCAGACGTTTGGTGACCTTAATCTCATTGAGAATGGAGACATTGGTTCTCATGGGTGTCCATGGAACGCAGCAACTACTATGCAGTAGCTTTCTCACACCATACTATAATAGTGTCTTTATAGAAGTCAAAAGCaagtcataaaaataaaataaaatatggtgCAATCTTTAACCTTTCTTTAGGCCCAAAAGAGGAAGCGACGctggtcgcttacctaaaatgatacctatacaccacaagaagtgcttattatctaaaggtgatagattgcgcgcaaaaggaaaaaaaacctTTCTTTACAAAAATCCCCGTCCCCGGTATTTATCCCCGTTATCTCAgcgtgtgtgtttttttttgttatacttttttttcttatttatataaTCGGTCCGAGGACCATAAGCAGGTCtattccttcatttcatcagTCGGGTGtgttataatacttaataaataaataattattttatcattacagAATACCCGCTGTGAAAGAAAAGATCCTTTCATTAGTGGACTTGGAGGCGAACC
The nucleotide sequence above comes from Pectinophora gossypiella chromosome 6, ilPecGoss1.1, whole genome shotgun sequence. Encoded proteins:
- the LOC126367819 gene encoding uncharacterized protein LOC126367819; translation: MMNFTKCGCKENRPPIAGRSVCSCTASSSKMPGDNFKIPAVPRPLHTSAKTNQNEPKEAPGKLELQKPKDEKKSWSLSDFDLGRPLGKGKFGNVYLAREKVSHYVVALKVLFKSQILDSEIEHQVRREVEIQCRLRHPNILRMYGYFHDEKRIYLILEYAKHGALYKLLKERGRFDEKTAAIYVRDLTKALIYCHTKKVIHRDLKPENLLIGHNWELKMADFGWSVHSPSSRRMTLCGTLDYLSPEMIEGKPHSYAVDIWSLGVLCYELLVGLPPFDSKETHQTYKKIRYVILKYPEYISENAKDLIGKLLVINPEQRLPLANVLQHSWITENAPEGTHPPDFNTVQKLA